In the Gemmatimonadota bacterium genome, one interval contains:
- a CDS encoding aminomethyl transferase family protein, with amino-acid sequence MLRTTPFHSRTARLIQAQNWRRWSGYLAASSYELHHDREYWAIRNSAALIDVSPLYKYRIEGPDAERLLDRVVTRDVTKCKLHQVLYTPWCDEDGKVMDDGTLARLADDSFRLTSAEPNLRWLQDNALGMHVSIRDISDDLAALALQGPNARRILHDAANGVADDLRFFRLTKGEIGGVPVEITRTGYTGDLGYEIWTEPANAEALWDGLIEAGDAHRILPAGMLALDIARVEAGLVLIGVDYVPAHRAIIEDRKSSPFELGLGWTVKLDKAGFVGRAALIAEKERGPEWEFRGLDVSWDSLEALYGEVGLPPQLPSEGWRTSVPVYSGSTQVGYATSGCWSPLLKKYIALAHIQTRYAGVGTDLHMEVTVEHYRKKAMARVVESQFFNPERKRGTPKVGGEVSG; translated from the coding sequence ATGTTGAGAACCACCCCGTTCCATTCGCGTACGGCACGCCTGATCCAGGCGCAGAATTGGCGCCGCTGGTCGGGGTATCTCGCGGCGAGCTCGTACGAGCTCCACCACGACCGCGAGTACTGGGCGATCCGTAATTCGGCCGCGCTGATCGACGTCTCGCCGCTCTACAAGTACCGGATCGAGGGGCCGGACGCCGAGCGACTTCTGGACCGCGTCGTGACCCGCGACGTCACCAAATGCAAGCTGCATCAGGTGCTCTATACACCCTGGTGTGACGAGGACGGAAAGGTGATGGACGACGGCACGCTGGCTCGGCTCGCCGACGACTCGTTCCGGCTCACTTCGGCCGAACCGAACCTGCGCTGGCTGCAGGACAATGCCCTCGGTATGCACGTCTCGATTCGGGACATCTCGGACGATCTGGCCGCGCTGGCGCTCCAGGGTCCCAACGCCCGTCGGATTCTGCACGACGCCGCGAATGGAGTGGCGGATGACCTGCGCTTCTTCCGACTCACGAAAGGTGAGATCGGGGGTGTGCCCGTCGAGATCACGCGAACCGGGTACACAGGTGACCTCGGCTACGAGATCTGGACCGAGCCCGCCAACGCGGAAGCGCTCTGGGATGGGCTGATCGAGGCAGGGGACGCGCATCGCATTCTCCCCGCGGGCATGCTCGCGCTCGACATCGCCCGCGTCGAGGCGGGCCTGGTTCTGATCGGCGTCGACTACGTGCCCGCGCATCGCGCGATCATCGAGGACCGGAAGTCGTCTCCCTTCGAGCTGGGACTCGGCTGGACGGTCAAGCTCGACAAAGCGGGGTTCGTCGGACGCGCTGCGCTGATCGCCGAGAAGGAGCGGGGGCCCGAGTGGGAGTTCCGGGGGCTCGACGTCAGTTGGGATTCTCTCGAAGCGCTGTACGGAGAGGTCGGCCTTCCGCCCCAGCTTCCCTCCGAGGGCTGGCGGACGAGCGTTCCGGTCTATAGCGGCAGCACGCAGGTCGGGTACGCCACGAGCGGTTGCTGGTCCCCACTGCTCAAGAAGTACATCGCGCTCGCGCACATTCAGACCAGGTACGCCGGCGTCGGCACCGACCTGCACATGGAGGTCACCGTCGAGCACTACCGGAAGAAGGCGATGGCTCGGGTGGTCGAGTCACAGTTCTTCAACCCGGAGCGGAAACGCGGCACCCCGAAGGTGGGAGGGGAGGTGTCAGGATGA
- a CDS encoding NAD(P)/FAD-dependent oxidoreductase, with protein MSASRYDAIIVGGGHNGLVTAAYLARAGKKVLVLEKRHVLGGAAVTEEIYPGFKYSVCSYVVSLLRPEIIRDLELPKHGLRILPLESTFTPLPNDDYLVRWGDHDLTRREIYRHSARDADAYDDFGKLMYQLAVAVKPILAMVPPDPTSMSPKDLMGFLRLGKHFRGLGHEQFHVLYKLMTMSSADYLDEWFETEALKATMSSSGIIGTFLGPRSPGTAYVLLHHYMGEIDGAMRAWGFPKGGTGAVSESIASAARSHGAEIITEAGVAHVTVKNGKATGVVLDDGREYATSVVVSALDPKRTFLGLVDARHLPDDFVRDIERFKIRGSSGKVNLSLSELPNFTCKPGVGPLHKGAISISPSVDYLERAYDEAKYGDFSSRPYMDIIIPSMIDAGMAPPGKHVMSIFVQYAPSDLRGGWDETKREAFGDAVVDTLAQYAPNLPDAILHRQVLTPWDIDRDMGLTDGNIFHGELSLHQLFCMRPTVGYADYTTPLRGYYQAGSGTHPGGGVTGASGRLAALKILKDAPR; from the coding sequence ATGAGCGCGAGCCGGTACGACGCGATCATCGTCGGGGGTGGTCACAACGGCTTGGTCACCGCGGCCTACCTCGCGCGGGCGGGCAAGAAGGTGCTGGTGTTGGAGAAGCGGCACGTGCTCGGGGGCGCCGCGGTCACGGAGGAGATCTATCCGGGGTTCAAGTACTCGGTGTGCTCCTATGTGGTGAGCCTGCTGCGACCCGAGATCATCCGTGACCTCGAGTTGCCGAAGCACGGGCTGCGGATATTGCCGCTCGAGAGCACCTTCACGCCGCTTCCGAACGACGACTATCTCGTGCGTTGGGGGGATCACGATCTGACGCGGCGGGAGATCTACCGGCACTCTGCGCGGGACGCCGACGCGTACGACGACTTCGGCAAGCTGATGTATCAGCTCGCGGTGGCGGTGAAGCCGATCCTCGCCATGGTACCCCCCGATCCGACGTCGATGAGTCCCAAGGACCTCATGGGATTCCTCAGGCTCGGGAAGCACTTCCGGGGCCTCGGCCACGAGCAGTTCCACGTGCTGTACAAACTCATGACCATGAGCTCGGCGGACTATCTGGACGAGTGGTTCGAGACCGAGGCGTTGAAAGCGACGATGTCGTCGAGTGGGATCATCGGCACCTTCCTCGGGCCGCGGTCACCCGGCACCGCGTACGTGCTCCTCCACCACTACATGGGTGAGATCGACGGAGCGATGCGCGCCTGGGGCTTCCCCAAGGGTGGGACCGGTGCCGTGAGCGAGTCGATCGCGAGCGCGGCTCGATCGCACGGCGCGGAGATCATCACCGAAGCCGGGGTCGCTCACGTCACGGTGAAGAACGGTAAGGCGACGGGTGTCGTTCTGGACGACGGTAGGGAGTATGCCACCTCTGTCGTAGTCTCGGCCCTGGACCCGAAGCGCACGTTCCTGGGCCTAGTCGACGCGAGACACCTGCCCGACGACTTCGTTCGCGACATCGAGCGCTTCAAGATTCGCGGCTCTTCCGGCAAAGTGAACCTGTCGCTCAGCGAGCTCCCGAACTTCACGTGCAAGCCGGGCGTGGGCCCGCTGCACAAGGGCGCGATCTCGATCAGCCCGAGCGTCGACTATCTGGAGCGCGCGTACGACGAGGCCAAGTACGGTGACTTCTCCAGCCGTCCGTACATGGACATCATCATCCCCTCCATGATCGACGCTGGCATGGCGCCTCCGGGCAAGCACGTCATGTCGATCTTCGTGCAGTACGCGCCGTCGGATCTGCGCGGCGGTTGGGACGAGACCAAGCGTGAGGCATTCGGAGACGCGGTCGTCGACACGCTCGCCCAGTACGCCCCCAACCTCCCGGACGCGATTCTGCACCGGCAGGTGCTGACGCCCTGGGACATCGATCGGGACATGGGGCTCACGGACGGCAATATCTTTCACGGCGAGCTCTCGCTGCATCAGCTCTTTTGCATGCGGCCCACGGTCGGGTACGCCGACTACACCACCCCGCTGCGGGGCTATTACCAGGCCGGCTCCGGGACCCACCCCGGCGGAGGAGTAACGGGGGCCTCCGGGCGCTTGGCCGCGCTCAAGATTCTGAAGGACGCACCCCGATGA